The following coding sequences lie in one Metallumcola ferriviriculae genomic window:
- a CDS encoding NADH-quinone oxidoreductase subunit B, producing the protein MDVVKGNQVEQIEELSKNNIIVTSVDKVLNYARAHSFWPVTFGLACCAIEMMAAGGARFDISRFGYEVFRPSPRQSDLMIVAGTITKKMAPLVQRVYDQMAEPRYVVAMGSCAISGGPFVDSYNVVPGADTFLPVDVYVPGCPPRPEALIYGLLQLRQKVINPNVVRMREHG; encoded by the coding sequence ATGGATGTAGTTAAAGGAAACCAGGTTGAACAAATTGAAGAATTGTCTAAGAACAATATTATTGTTACTTCAGTTGATAAGGTGCTAAATTACGCACGGGCCCATTCATTTTGGCCGGTCACTTTTGGTCTCGCATGTTGTGCAATCGAGATGATGGCGGCAGGTGGTGCGAGGTTCGATATTTCCCGATTTGGTTATGAGGTGTTTCGACCCTCGCCCCGGCAGTCAGACTTAATGATTGTTGCCGGAACCATTACAAAGAAGATGGCTCCTTTAGTTCAGCGGGTTTATGACCAAATGGCTGAACCCCGGTATGTGGTAGCTATGGGTAGCTGTGCTATAAGCGGCGGTCCTTTTGTTGATTCCTATAATGTTGTGCCTGGCGCGGACACTTTCTTACCTGTAGATGTGTATGTTCCTGGTTGTCCACCAAGACCGGAAGCACTAATTTACGGGTTGCTGCAGCTGCGTCAGAAGGTAATTAATCCTAATGTAGTAAGGATGAGAGAGCATGGATAA
- a CDS encoding NADH-quinone oxidoreductase subunit C, with protein sequence MDKQIKLVEKLAKKFKDKVAVLEEEPGTLYVNKDDVLDVMGTIKDKYHFNMLLDSTAVDYEEKMVAVYHLMSLPECDQLKVKVNLEREDPRLSSVVSLWAAANLMERETYDLLGIIYEGHPDLKRVLCSDDFEGHPLRKDYKVEARR encoded by the coding sequence ATGGATAAGCAAATCAAATTGGTGGAGAAGCTTGCCAAGAAGTTCAAGGATAAAGTAGCCGTCTTAGAGGAGGAACCCGGTACACTTTATGTCAATAAAGACGATGTGCTGGATGTAATGGGTACTATTAAGGATAAGTACCATTTCAATATGCTGTTGGACTCAACGGCGGTGGATTATGAGGAAAAGATGGTGGCGGTATATCACTTGATGTCCCTGCCTGAATGTGATCAGCTTAAGGTAAAAGTAAATCTAGAGAGAGAGGACCCCCGGCTATCTTCGGTGGTTTCTTTATGGGCTGCGGCTAATTTGATGGAAAGAGAAACTTACGATCTATTGGGTATAATTTATGAGGGCCATCCGGATCTCAAACGAGTATTATGTTCGGACGATTTTGAAGGGCATCCGTTACGCAAGGATTATAAAGTAGAGGCGAGGAGATAG
- a CDS encoding NADH-quinone oxidoreductase subunit D produces the protein MAKAQDKILKTQEITLNMGPQHPSTHGVYRCILTLDGEYVTDLENVMGYLHRGMEKLAEDRTYTQFIPYTDRLDYLAAILNNVGYVQAVEKLLDIELPERVEYIRVIVSELQRIASHMVYIGSYALDLNGFTGWMYTFRDRERILDLFEMITGSRLTLNYPRIGGVSHDLTDEFMKGLQELVDDLPACFEEYDGLITGNEIFQSRTKGVGKLDAETAINYGITGPNLRASGYCFDLRKNQPYGIYDRFDFDIPTGENGDSYDRFIVRMEEMRQSLRIIKQAMKDIPEGEIMAKVPKVIKPKAGEAYHQIEGAKGWLGYYLVSDGTTKPYRNHIHSPSFVNLGVYPEIARGGNIQDAVVILASIDIVLGEVDR, from the coding sequence ATGGCAAAAGCGCAAGATAAAATTCTTAAAACTCAAGAGATTACCCTGAATATGGGCCCACAGCATCCTAGTACACACGGTGTATATCGTTGTATCTTGACTCTTGACGGTGAGTATGTTACTGACCTTGAGAACGTTATGGGGTACCTGCATCGGGGTATGGAAAAACTTGCGGAAGATCGCACTTACACTCAATTTATCCCCTACACTGACCGGTTGGATTATTTGGCAGCCATCCTAAATAATGTCGGCTATGTTCAGGCTGTTGAAAAGCTGTTAGATATTGAACTGCCGGAACGTGTTGAATATATTAGGGTGATAGTATCAGAACTTCAACGTATAGCCAGCCACATGGTTTATATTGGCAGCTACGCGTTAGACCTTAATGGTTTTACCGGTTGGATGTATACTTTCCGTGATCGGGAGAGAATTCTTGACCTGTTCGAGATGATTACCGGTTCACGGTTAACCCTGAATTACCCCAGGATTGGCGGGGTATCTCATGACTTGACCGATGAGTTCATGAAAGGGTTACAAGAACTGGTGGATGATCTTCCCGCGTGTTTCGAAGAATACGATGGTTTAATTACCGGTAACGAAATTTTTCAATCCAGGACCAAGGGTGTAGGTAAATTGGATGCTGAAACTGCAATCAATTATGGTATTACCGGTCCGAATCTTCGTGCTTCCGGTTACTGTTTCGATTTAAGAAAGAATCAACCTTACGGCATTTACGACCGCTTTGACTTTGATATTCCTACTGGTGAAAACGGTGATTCATATGACCGGTTTATCGTTCGGATGGAAGAAATGCGGCAGAGCTTGCGGATTATCAAGCAGGCCATGAAGGATATTCCTGAAGGCGAAATAATGGCTAAAGTTCCTAAAGTGATTAAACCCAAGGCCGGTGAGGCTTACCATCAGATTGAGGGCGCTAAAGGATGGCTGGGCTATTATTTGGTTAGTGATGGCACTACCAAACCTTATAGGAACCACATTCACAGTCCTTCATTTGTAAACTTAGGAGTTTATCCCGAGATTGCCAGAGGCGGTAATATCCAGGATGCAGTTGTCATCTTAGCTTCAATCGACATTGTTCTTGGAGAGGTTGACCGCTAG
- the nuoH gene encoding NADH-quinone oxidoreductase subunit NuoH, with protein sequence MEKLFLNLGDVIRNWLFTMGMGDSLVNLIMVVIYVAAILSFVLLNVLYLVYLERKLSAYFQQRLGPNRMGPRGLLQTTMDVIKLISKEDIVPQAADRWVFRLAAIIVFIPAVMLYAVIPFGSGMIAVDLNLGVFYFIAISSSTTIAFLMAGWGSNNKYSLIGGMRTVAQMVSYEIPFVFSILGVVMLTGSLKMSDIVAAQSDVWYIVLQPVAFLIFFIAGTAELNRAPFDLPEGEQELIAGATTEYSGMRWALFFLAEYSNLVAMSALAVTLFLGGPAGPLAPSWIWFVIKVYIMIYVFMWVRWTYPRIRVDHLMNLNWKFLLPLSLVNILVTGIGIKIFEWFRP encoded by the coding sequence ATGGAAAAACTGTTTTTAAATCTTGGTGATGTGATTAGAAATTGGTTATTTACCATGGGAATGGGAGATAGCCTGGTTAATTTGATAATGGTGGTCATTTATGTTGCCGCAATTCTTAGTTTTGTTCTATTAAACGTGCTGTACTTGGTATATCTTGAAAGAAAACTCAGTGCTTATTTTCAACAGCGCTTGGGCCCCAATAGAATGGGCCCGCGAGGATTGCTTCAGACTACCATGGATGTAATTAAGCTTATAAGTAAAGAGGACATCGTGCCCCAAGCGGCGGACCGTTGGGTTTTTCGTTTGGCGGCGATCATAGTATTCATACCGGCAGTGATGCTTTATGCTGTAATTCCTTTTGGTAGTGGTATGATTGCTGTGGATTTAAATCTTGGTGTTTTCTATTTCATTGCGATTTCTTCCAGTACAACCATTGCATTCTTGATGGCTGGCTGGGGTTCGAACAACAAGTATTCATTGATAGGCGGTATGCGTACAGTAGCTCAAATGGTAAGTTATGAAATTCCGTTTGTATTTTCCATTTTAGGAGTGGTAATGCTTACCGGTTCACTGAAAATGTCTGATATCGTGGCTGCCCAGTCTGATGTATGGTACATCGTATTACAGCCGGTTGCTTTCCTGATATTCTTTATTGCCGGCACAGCAGAATTAAATCGGGCGCCTTTTGATTTGCCGGAAGGCGAACAAGAACTGATTGCCGGGGCAACTACCGAGTACAGCGGCATGCGGTGGGCACTCTTTTTCCTTGCTGAATATTCTAATCTGGTAGCTATGTCAGCGTTAGCGGTGACGTTGTTCCTGGGTGGTCCTGCTGGTCCCCTGGCACCGTCATGGATATGGTTCGTAATTAAGGTTTATATCATGATTTACGTGTTCATGTGGGTGCGTTGGACTTATCCACGAATTCGTGTAGATCACCTGATGAATTTGAACTGGAAGTTTCTCCTGCCGCTATCTTTGGTGAACATTTTGGTGACTGGTATTGGCATAAAAATATTTGAATGGTTCAGACCATAG
- a CDS encoding NuoI/complex I 23 kDa subunit family protein produces MYGQGLLKGLGITLKHFFGKAITEQYPEEMPNLSPIFHGSFALDVEKCIACGICAKTCPNNVINIESSKGEDKKRKLDGYQMDIGLCLFCGLCVESCPTDAINFTQEFELSCYTREDAVLNLHQSGGSTETQSGEAMEG; encoded by the coding sequence ATGTACGGTCAAGGCTTGTTAAAAGGATTGGGAATTACGTTAAAGCATTTCTTTGGTAAGGCCATTACCGAGCAATACCCGGAGGAAATGCCTAATTTGTCTCCGATTTTCCATGGCTCATTTGCGTTGGATGTGGAAAAATGTATTGCCTGTGGGATTTGTGCTAAAACCTGCCCCAATAATGTAATTAATATTGAAAGCAGCAAGGGTGAAGACAAAAAGAGAAAGCTGGATGGCTATCAGATGGACATCGGCTTATGCTTATTCTGCGGTTTGTGCGTGGAAAGCTGTCCAACTGACGCTATCAACTTTACTCAGGAATTTGAATTGTCATGCTATACCCGGGAAGATGCTGTACTCAATCTTCACCAATCTGGCGGCAGCACAGAAACCCAATCCGGCGAAGCGATGGAGGGGTGA
- a CDS encoding NADH-quinone oxidoreductase subunit J family protein, whose product MTNPIIFWLITILVVGSALAVVLLRNIVHSALFLIVTFVGVSGLYILLQADFLAAVQLLVYAGAVAILIVFGVMLTVRGDIKNSNMFNSYKLSGGIVALVFFLIVERIILKTDWVLSTAAMPESTVGPIADSLLGNFVIPFEVAAVLLLVAMVGAILLARGEGKPQ is encoded by the coding sequence GTGACTAATCCAATTATTTTTTGGCTGATTACCATATTAGTGGTTGGTTCAGCATTGGCAGTTGTTTTGTTGCGTAATATTGTACACAGTGCACTGTTCCTCATTGTCACTTTTGTGGGCGTGTCGGGACTATACATTCTGTTACAGGCAGATTTTTTAGCCGCGGTTCAACTTTTGGTGTATGCCGGGGCAGTAGCTATACTCATTGTTTTTGGTGTGATGCTTACTGTTCGCGGTGATATCAAAAATAGTAACATGTTTAACAGTTATAAGTTGAGCGGTGGAATTGTGGCATTAGTATTCTTTCTCATTGTAGAAAGAATTATTTTGAAGACTGACTGGGTATTGAGTACAGCAGCTATGCCTGAAAGTACCGTTGGCCCCATTGCCGACTCTTTATTAGGGAATTTCGTAATACCTTTTGAAGTAGCAGCGGTATTACTGTTAGTGGCAATGGTAGGCGCTATCCTGTTGGCTAGGGGGGAGGGTAAGCCCCAATGA
- the nuoK gene encoding NADH-quinone oxidoreductase subunit NuoK: protein MITLYHFLILGALVFSIGLYGALAKRSAVAVLMGVELMLNAVNINLLAFDRYLNPGSLSGNIFAIFVIVVAASEVAVGLALIINIYRDRLTTNVDEFDWLKW, encoded by the coding sequence ATGATTACGTTATACCACTTTCTTATTTTAGGGGCACTGGTATTTTCCATCGGTTTATATGGTGCATTGGCGAAACGCAGTGCTGTGGCGGTGCTAATGGGCGTCGAATTAATGCTAAATGCGGTAAATATCAACTTATTGGCTTTTGACAGGTATTTAAACCCTGGCAGTTTGTCCGGAAACATATTCGCCATATTTGTTATCGTTGTTGCAGCCTCCGAAGTGGCTGTAGGGTTGGCCTTGATTATTAATATTTACCGTGACCGCTTAACCACAAATGTTGATGAGTTCGACTGGTTGAAGTGGTAG
- the nuoL gene encoding NADH-quinone oxidoreductase subunit L, with protein sequence MADFTWIKLAWLIPLFPVISFVLIAFVTKKLRMLSALTALAGILSSLVVSVGVLFEVITGHITMEAPVEYFVSWLEVPGVKITAGVLVDPLTAVMLVVVTIVATLVELYSIGYMHDDEGFSRFFAFLSLFTFSMLGLVVANNYFQMFFFWELVGLCSYLLIGFYFYKNSAANANKKAFITNRVADFGFMLGIFFLWLVFGTFNFGELAGAIEHFDNTAFLTMVAILVFIGPVGKSAQFPLHVWLPDAMEGPTPVSALIHAATMVAAGVYLLARGFVLFHAAPAALLVIAYLGGFTSIFAASIAIVQDDIKRILAFSTLSQLGYMVMAIGVGSITAGMFHLTTHAFFKALLFLGAGSAIHAVHSNSIFDMGGLYKKMKITTWTFVVGSLALAGIFPLAGFWSKDEILLVTKDGGFTGLYIIGSIVAFLTAFYMFRLIFVAFFGEKHSDHHAHESPWTMTLPLLILAVFSVFAGFIGAPFVEHGFSSLVYFGEPHHAEPDYMLMVTSTLIALSGIVVAWFMYYKKAVDTEALKQRFLPVWNLLYNKYYIDEVYQWFFDNIVLNISAAFNWSDRKVVDGIADGFADFIRATGARLRFVQTGSLQNYALVIFAAVILIVLWIAVPALGGI encoded by the coding sequence ATGGCAGATTTTACCTGGATTAAGTTAGCCTGGTTAATACCTTTATTTCCCGTAATATCCTTTGTGCTGATTGCCTTTGTTACCAAAAAGCTTAGGATGTTGAGTGCCTTGACGGCACTGGCGGGTATTTTGTCATCACTGGTGGTTTCTGTAGGTGTATTATTTGAGGTTATTACAGGACATATAACCATGGAAGCGCCAGTAGAGTATTTTGTATCCTGGTTGGAAGTGCCTGGTGTAAAGATTACAGCCGGGGTGTTGGTAGACCCATTAACTGCCGTCATGCTGGTAGTGGTAACCATTGTTGCAACATTGGTTGAACTTTACTCTATCGGCTATATGCACGATGATGAAGGGTTTTCAAGATTTTTCGCTTTCCTATCCCTATTTACCTTTTCAATGTTGGGATTGGTTGTAGCTAATAACTATTTCCAGATGTTTTTCTTCTGGGAATTGGTGGGCCTTTGTTCTTACTTGTTGATCGGTTTTTACTTCTACAAGAATTCGGCAGCTAATGCTAATAAAAAGGCCTTTATCACCAACAGGGTGGCCGATTTCGGCTTCATGCTAGGCATATTTTTCCTGTGGTTGGTATTCGGGACCTTTAATTTTGGTGAATTAGCAGGAGCGATAGAGCACTTTGATAATACTGCGTTTTTGACTATGGTAGCCATACTGGTGTTTATCGGTCCAGTAGGTAAGTCGGCACAGTTTCCGTTACACGTGTGGCTGCCTGATGCAATGGAAGGCCCGACTCCTGTCAGTGCGTTAATTCACGCAGCGACAATGGTTGCTGCCGGTGTTTATTTATTGGCTAGAGGGTTTGTTCTTTTCCACGCTGCTCCTGCTGCACTGTTAGTAATAGCATATCTCGGCGGTTTCACATCAATATTTGCCGCTTCAATTGCTATTGTTCAAGACGACATTAAGCGTATTCTGGCGTTTTCTACTCTCAGTCAGTTAGGGTACATGGTTATGGCTATCGGCGTTGGCAGCATTACGGCCGGTATGTTTCATCTGACCACTCATGCTTTCTTTAAGGCGTTATTATTCTTGGGTGCAGGAAGTGCGATACATGCCGTTCACTCTAACAGCATCTTTGACATGGGTGGATTATATAAGAAGATGAAAATTACCACATGGACGTTTGTTGTTGGTTCTTTAGCCCTAGCTGGTATTTTCCCGTTAGCTGGTTTTTGGAGTAAGGACGAAATTTTGTTAGTGACTAAAGATGGTGGCTTTACCGGTCTTTATATCATCGGTTCCATAGTTGCATTTCTAACAGCGTTCTATATGTTCCGGTTAATTTTTGTGGCGTTTTTTGGTGAGAAACATTCTGACCACCATGCGCACGAGTCACCTTGGACAATGACATTACCACTCTTAATCTTAGCTGTATTTTCAGTGTTTGCAGGTTTCATTGGTGCGCCCTTTGTGGAGCATGGTTTTTCCTCTTTAGTTTATTTCGGAGAACCGCACCATGCTGAACCGGATTATATGTTGATGGTAACATCCACTTTGATTGCTTTGTCCGGAATTGTCGTAGCTTGGTTTATGTACTATAAGAAAGCAGTGGATACTGAGGCATTGAAACAGCGTTTTCTGCCTGTTTGGAACCTGCTTTATAACAAGTACTACATTGATGAAGTGTATCAATGGTTCTTTGATAATATTGTGTTAAATATCTCCGCAGCCTTTAACTGGAGCGACCGTAAGGTTGTGGACGGTATCGCAGATGGTTTTGCCGATTTTATTCGGGCCACCGGTGCCCGACTGCGTTTTGTTCAAACCGGAAGTCTTCAAAACTATGCGTTAGTAATTTTCGCAGCGGTTATCCTGATTGTGTTATGGATAGCTGTACCGGCGTTAGGAGGGATATAA
- a CDS encoding complex I subunit 4 family protein, whose product MFPILTAIVLAPLLGALIIILIPEKEDLTIKITAAVATFVALALSIYAFIAYDRSLGGLQFTQSIPWVDSFGIAYSVGVDGISLPLVLLTSLVIFTGVFASWDMHNRVKEFFVFLLTLVAGVFGVFVTRDLFFFYLFFEVAVIPMYILIGVWGSTRKEYAAMKLTLYLLVGSAFALIGIIALFLYAAQPEHLGFRTFDIVQLASVNYDVGFQKFIFFLFMVGFGFLVPMWPLHTWSPDGHVAAPTAVSMLHAGVLMKLGGYGLIRAGIFFFPQGAQFWAPLIAVLCIINVVYGAMVAMKQKDLKFVIGYSSVSHMGYVLLGIASLNTLSIDGAVAQMFAHGIMTALFFSLVGNVYHKAHTRMIADFGGLAHQMPRIAVGFIIGGLASLGLPGLNNFVAEFLIFVGSFSVDKVLFGWLHFRVLSILAILGVVITAVYVLRVVQFVFFGPRNAKWDHLEDAKGIELVPYVILIGTLLLFGFFPQPLISLINNGVAPLAAKLSAAAKVGGIF is encoded by the coding sequence ATGTTTCCAATTTTAACTGCTATAGTCTTAGCGCCGCTGCTGGGAGCATTGATCATCATCTTAATCCCAGAGAAGGAAGACCTGACAATCAAGATTACTGCTGCGGTAGCCACTTTTGTTGCCCTGGCGCTGTCCATCTACGCATTTATAGCGTATGACCGATCGTTGGGCGGGTTGCAGTTTACTCAAAGTATTCCATGGGTGGATAGCTTCGGTATTGCTTATTCCGTTGGAGTTGATGGCATCAGTCTACCATTGGTTTTATTAACTTCTTTGGTAATCTTTACAGGGGTTTTTGCATCTTGGGATATGCATAACAGGGTAAAAGAGTTTTTTGTATTCCTGTTAACCCTGGTTGCGGGTGTCTTCGGCGTGTTTGTTACCAGAGACTTGTTTTTCTTTTATTTGTTCTTTGAAGTTGCGGTAATTCCCATGTATATATTAATTGGCGTCTGGGGGAGCACCCGCAAAGAGTACGCAGCCATGAAGCTGACTTTATATTTGTTGGTGGGTAGTGCATTTGCTCTGATTGGTATTATTGCCCTGTTCTTATATGCAGCACAGCCAGAGCATTTGGGTTTTCGTACCTTTGACATTGTCCAGTTGGCGTCAGTTAATTACGATGTCGGTTTCCAGAAGTTTATATTCTTCTTGTTCATGGTAGGTTTTGGATTCCTGGTTCCCATGTGGCCGCTGCATACTTGGTCTCCCGATGGTCACGTTGCGGCACCTACGGCAGTAAGTATGCTTCATGCTGGCGTATTGATGAAATTGGGTGGTTACGGTCTTATCCGTGCCGGCATCTTTTTCTTCCCGCAAGGAGCTCAGTTCTGGGCACCATTAATTGCCGTGTTATGTATCATTAACGTGGTTTATGGGGCTATGGTAGCCATGAAACAAAAGGATTTAAAGTTCGTTATCGGTTATTCCAGTGTTAGTCACATGGGTTATGTGCTGCTGGGTATAGCATCACTCAATACTTTGAGCATTGACGGTGCTGTAGCTCAGATGTTTGCCCATGGTATTATGACAGCGTTATTCTTCTCGCTGGTTGGTAATGTCTATCATAAAGCCCATACTCGGATGATTGCAGATTTTGGCGGCTTGGCTCATCAGATGCCGCGTATCGCTGTGGGCTTCATTATTGGTGGCCTTGCATCGCTGGGCTTACCTGGCTTAAATAACTTTGTTGCGGAATTTCTGATATTTGTTGGATCGTTTTCTGTAGATAAAGTTTTGTTTGGTTGGCTACACTTCCGAGTACTGTCCATTTTGGCAATTCTGGGTGTAGTTATTACCGCTGTTTACGTGCTGAGAGTTGTGCAATTCGTCTTCTTCGGACCGCGTAATGCTAAATGGGACCATTTAGAAGATGCAAAAGGTATCGAGTTAGTGCCGTATGTGATATTGATTGGCACACTGCTGCTATTTGGTTTCTTCCCCCAACCTCTGATCAGTTTGATCAACAATGGGGTTGCACCACTTGCAGCTAAGCTCAGTGCGGCTGCCAAGGTAGGGGGGATATTCTAA
- a CDS encoding NADH-quinone oxidoreductase subunit N — protein MNITLLSIEILTTVLAIGLLVIGLLVPKGQWRGISYLTTIGLTGILISTLAFSGVNETLFNGMYVIDPLSTFFKQIFLLAAVLVSLASYDYILRLGYNQAEFFSLLVFATLGMMVLASSGDLISLYVGLELMTITFIILTAYRKKDAKASEAGIKYLILGAMSSAVLLYGLSFVYGAAGSTVFSEIAAAMQGGIQPLMVLGTIFVIAGFAFKISAVPFHMWSPDIYEGAPTPVTAFLAVASKAAGFAAMIRILVIALPALASDVWLVIVIVLAALTVLFGNFVAIPQTNIKRLLAFSSIAQAGYLLFGLVAFSALGIAAILFHSILYVFANMGAFIVAISFYNHTGSDEIKDYTGLAQRSPFMAAVMLLSLLSLAGIPPLAGFVSKFYLFTAIIEKGYLWLAFLGIGMSMVSVYYYLMVVKVMYLGEPVEGADKIKLPFSVQAALLICMIVSVFFGIYPEPLTNVALNVAHVFFPF, from the coding sequence ATGAACATTACACTGCTGAGTATTGAAATTCTAACTACCGTCTTGGCAATCGGCTTGTTAGTAATTGGTTTATTGGTACCAAAGGGACAGTGGCGAGGCATCAGTTATTTGACCACTATTGGTCTGACTGGCATTCTGATTTCCACTTTGGCTTTTTCAGGTGTGAATGAAACCTTGTTCAACGGAATGTACGTGATTGACCCGCTGTCTACTTTCTTCAAGCAGATATTCCTGCTGGCGGCAGTTTTGGTCAGCCTTGCTTCATATGACTATATCCTTCGCTTGGGATATAACCAGGCAGAGTTTTTTAGCTTGCTGGTTTTTGCTACACTGGGGATGATGGTGTTGGCATCTTCCGGCGACTTGATTTCCCTTTATGTGGGCCTGGAACTGATGACAATCACATTCATCATTTTGACAGCTTATCGTAAAAAAGATGCCAAGGCATCTGAGGCTGGTATCAAGTATTTAATTCTAGGGGCTATGTCTTCCGCTGTTTTACTATATGGTCTCAGTTTTGTTTATGGCGCGGCCGGTTCCACTGTGTTTTCCGAGATTGCAGCAGCAATGCAAGGCGGTATACAACCGTTGATGGTGTTGGGCACCATCTTTGTAATAGCTGGTTTTGCATTTAAGATATCTGCAGTGCCTTTTCACATGTGGTCCCCGGACATTTACGAGGGTGCACCTACACCGGTTACTGCGTTCTTGGCGGTAGCTTCCAAGGCTGCCGGTTTTGCGGCAATGATACGGATACTGGTAATCGCCTTGCCCGCGCTGGCATCAGATGTTTGGCTGGTTATCGTAATTGTACTGGCTGCCTTAACTGTCTTATTTGGTAACTTTGTTGCTATTCCCCAGACTAACATTAAGCGGTTACTGGCCTTTTCCAGTATTGCTCAGGCGGGTTACCTGTTGTTTGGTTTGGTTGCTTTTTCCGCTTTAGGAATTGCGGCAATATTATTCCATTCAATCCTATATGTCTTTGCTAACATGGGTGCTTTTATTGTGGCTATTTCCTTTTATAACCACACCGGAAGTGATGAAATCAAAGACTATACCGGCTTGGCCCAACGTTCACCGTTTATGGCTGCCGTAATGCTGTTATCCTTGCTGTCACTGGCAGGTATTCCGCCGTTAGCGGGATTTGTCAGTAAGTTTTACCTATTTACCGCAATTATTGAGAAAGGCTACCTTTGGTTGGCCTTCCTGGGTATAGGTATGAGCATGGTATCAGTGTACTACTACCTCATGGTAGTCAAGGTGATGTACTTGGGAGAACCAGTAGAAGGGGCAGATAAGATTAAGCTTCCATTCAGTGTTCAAGCAGCATTGTTAATATGTATGATTGTAAGTGTATTCTTTGGGATTTATCCCGAGCCGCTTACTAATGTTGCTTTAAACGTAGCTCATGTGTTCTTCCCGTTTTAA
- a CDS encoding YraN family protein, with translation MPTKGRVDKGKRGEDAAVLHLKKFGYQIVARNFRCRYGEIDIIARDGDTLVFVEVKSRTSARFGSPFESVDIRKQKKLRQLAVIYLQSVEEYVGNVRFDVVGVYLTPAGEVTEINVIKHAF, from the coding sequence ATGCCGACAAAGGGGAGGGTAGATAAGGGCAAAAGAGGAGAAGATGCAGCCGTTCTCCATCTAAAGAAATTTGGCTATCAAATTGTTGCCCGTAATTTCCGTTGTAGGTATGGGGAGATTGACATCATTGCCCGAGATGGCGATACATTGGTCTTTGTGGAGGTCAAAAGTCGGACATCTGCTCGTTTTGGTTCGCCTTTTGAAAGTGTAGATATAAGAAAGCAAAAAAAATTACGGCAATTAGCAGTGATCTACCTGCAGTCCGTAGAAGAATATGTGGGAAATGTGCGCTTTGATGTAGTAGGTGTGTATTTAACCCCAGCGGGTGAAGTCACAGAAATTAATGTGATAAAGCATGCCTTTTAA